The genomic window ataagaagaagaaagagattCAAAGGATGACAACGGAGGAAACTATTTTATACAAGTTATTAAAGGTACCTTACTTTccttctcttttttcttttccgtTCAAATCATAATTGTCAATCCCGGATAGCCCAGCCGGAAACTTGGATAATTTTGTATATTCCGGCAGGCTGTTAAGGGAATAATATGAATTCACCAAGTCATTTGATAATTTAAAGACAAAGATGCAATGCAAGTAATAGATTAATTCAAGAGTGCAAATTCCATAGCTGTGTGAATGTGTCCTGACTCCTGATAGTATAGAGTCCAAATCTGATTAGTTGAATTTGGATTGCCTACtgtcaattatcaattataatctatgaagcaccgacactccttaaattatgtcattttctcaaattattatcggcgTCGACGTTTCAGTGTCcttgtcgtgtccggtgtccgtgcttcatagattatagattataatAATAGTCAAGTTCTTTGGGGATCCATCATTATTGGTTTTTATGTGTTAATTGCATGTCAATAGGTCATAAAACAAGTTCATTGCTTTCCTCCAGGGTGATAAATAAAGCTCGAGCATTCTCatttactttttatttcattgtttttaATTAGATATAAGACATATATGGTTTGTATTTTATGTTTATCATGTCAGTTGgtgaatatataattatttcTGTATAACGTAGGCTCGTAAAAAAGAAGAGAGACTTTGCGAAGCTCTGAAGAAGATTGAGCCAACGGAATCATCAGAAATAACTCATGATCCTGAGATATTGACACCAGAAGAGCactttttcttcttaaaaatgGGACTGAAAAGCAAAAATTATGTGCCAGTTGGAAGAAGAGGAATTTACCAAGGTGTAATTTTGAACATGCATCTACATTGGAAAAAACATCAAACTTTGCAAGTGGTGGTGAAGACATTTCCACCAGACGAGGTTAGGGAGATTGCGACTGAGCTGGCAAGATTGACCGGAGGTATAGTGCTTGACATTCATGAAGAAGACACAATAATAATGTACAGAGGGAAAAATTACTCTCAACCACCAACAGAGATAATGTCTCCACGAATCACTCTCCCAAGAAAGAAGGTACTTTGTTTTGTGTTcacaaatttcattatttttgtgAATAAAAAACACATTTGGAGTTTCCCCGAGTGTGGTGTTTCAAAATTTCTTCGTACTATTCTAGGATTTCATTGCCCAAgcattttaagaaaatttggTGACGAGAAATTAAGTGTTCACTGTGATGAGTCTATGAGTATTCTTGCTCAATGCCGTTGTTATTTTgtcaataataattaataacagaCTCTAACCATTGTCATTTAAGCTGATAAAATGTTAAATCCAACTCTCAGTTTTCTAGTGTGCTTCATTCAAAAAATGGTGATGAATTTATTGTGTTGTggtttttgtgtgtgtgtgtgtgtgcgcgcgcgcaCGCTGCTCATgcttacttttatttttttcaaaactgtttctttttccaattttgaaCTTTTTCATACTTTTTCTTTGTCATCATGCTAATTCTCACTGTCTCTCGTTGGGTTACTCTCATCTTATTCAGGCATTGGATAAATCAAAGTATAGGGATGGCCTCCGCGCTGTGAGGAGATATATTCCCAAACTTGAGCAACAGCTCGAAATTCTTCGAGCACAACTTCAAAGCACAGCTGAAAGTAACACAGAAGCAACTGAGGGAATCCAAATAAGTGACAAAGTGAGTGATGAACCGAGTAGTATTTCAAATTTCCAACTAGATAAATCAGACAAACTTCGCGCGATGATAAATGATAACAAAGGTTGCTCAGAGGATGAGGCAGATATAGACTTTGATTTGGATTCATATTCTGAAAAATTATCAGACATCTTTGAGACAGATTCAGATACAGAGAATTCGGTAAATGAAGAGAAACCTCTTTATTTGAACGAATTTAATAAATTTCCGGATCAAAGTGATGGAGACACAGATGATTTTGAGGAGCATCTGCAACAAATATCTTTCAACTCCAAACACATGGAAAAAGATACCGACTTACCCAAGTTTGATGAAGTCGATCATATTTTTCTGCGTGCTGCatcatttttaaagaaaaagagaaagtgaGACGCATCATTGTactaaatgtaattttttttgtcggAGGTGGTATTATAGTAGAGATTTTTGGAGGAGAGGAAAGCATAATTTCATTTTATCAAGTATAAACCATTAAAACTATCAACTTTTTTCTTCCTGACAAATACTATGAATGAATGAGTTATGGTGCAAGATGAGTGTTCAATTGTAGAAATAATATCCAGAAGAGTTGTTTGATTGTAAATTCTTAGTCATCATTTTCATTCCATTTACTCCTCTATGCAGAGATAGTTGGTTACAATTGTCAGCACAACAGAAGCTATATATTAAAAGGAGAAATTAAGAAAAAGGActtgaacacttgagtaaaaataaaatagatacaATTTTAGTCCAAGCCTAAGTGATTAAAacttttcaatagaaattattttttgaataataatctcttatcttataaataaatctTATAAATATTATCCGAATGAGGGATTTCTAGAGGCGAAATTGGGTCATAACCCAAGCTATGTTTGGCGTAGTATCCATACTTCTCATGTGATAGTCAAAAGAGGTTTACGATGTCGGATTGGAAATGGAGAACGAATCAATGTGTGGAACCAACCATGGCTCAGGTCTGATAGTCAAGCACATGTCACCACCAACATAGTCACAGGCTCAGAACATATGACAGTAGCATGCCTTATAAATCACAATGAAGGGAGATGGCAAACTCTACAAGTGCAGCAGTTATTTAACCAAAATGATGCCTCAGCCATCCTTCAGATTCCACTCCATTCAACGCAAGAAGCAGACATGCCGGTTTGGCGATTTAGTCGCGATGGAAAATATTTTGTATGGTCAGCATATTACCATCTAATGGAGGTGGTCATTGATAATAACCATCTCAAGGAAGAAGGAATCTGGAAAAAATTGTGGAAACTCAAAGTTCCAACGAGAGTGAAGATATTCTTGTGGAGAGCTCTCAGAGGCTGCTTACTTGTAAAAGAAAAGCTGATTCGGAAAGGAGTTCAATGTGATTCAAAGTGTCCTTGCTGTGATTCAAGTGGCGAAAATGAGTGACATTGTTTCTTTGGATGTAACGCTGTTCAAGAGGTTTGGATGGATGTGGGATTATCATCGAGACTGCATCAACATATTTCAAATGCGGAGGGATTTAAGCAGCTGGTTTTTTATCTGATTGAAGAACTGGACAGCAAGATCATGGAGCGAATTGGTATGATCCTTTGGACAATTTGGTGGAGACGCAATCAAAAGTGTTTGAACGATAAATTACGTACGACTTTTGAAGTTGGTAGAAGAGCTACAGAGTCACTTAACGACTGGTTGAAAGCGACAAATATGAGAACAACACACCGAAGTCCGGCTGTACATGAGACTGAACTACACTGGTGCAAACCACGACCAGGTATGCTTAAATGTAATGTCAATGCGGCATGCTATGAGGAAGCTAACCAATACTGCATTGGAGCTTGTTTGAGAGATGCAGAAGGCAAAGTTATACATGCCTATATGAAGAAATTTGAAGGCAAACCAAGGTTAGAGAAGTTGAAGCAGTAGCATTATTGGAAGCTCTCAATTGGCTACAACAGTACAACATGCAGCAAATTCAAATAGAAACCGATTGTATGCAAGTAGCCCAATGTGTTGGAGGAAAGGCTAGAAGCAAATTGGAGTTTGGAGTCATTATTAATAAATGTAAAAgtctttttatgtcattttcaaAAGTTAGTTATGGGCGGAGACAAGTTAATCGAGTGACTCATGAATTAGCTCAAGCAACTCGTTTATATGCTAGTCCCCAAATTTTTGAGTCTTGTCTATCTTGTATTGAAACTATtgttatgaatgaaatgaattaagttgtttccgtaaaaaaaaaattatattaaaagaagatgcATATGATTTTACCTATCTATTCTTTTTccatcttttctattttttaacgCCTAATTAAACTAAGGGACACAATAGTATATTTACAacattttaattcaataaaatattaaaataatcacCTACAATCCTATTTTTTTAACGGgtgactatttttttataatttttatacggacttatatttctactcatatataaATACACGTAAACGccttatattttaacaaaaaccTTTTCAACACcattataaaaaatctaaatgGAATTCCACCGGAAAGAAGATTTTCTGAAAAATCAACCATCTCAgtttcattttttctaaattttcaaGAATTTAACTAGTGAATTGGTTTCTAGACAAATTTAGAGAagagaaaaatcaaattcaaaatatttttcaaataaattattcCAAGCAAACATTCAACTACAcagattatcaaaaaaaaaaattcaactccACCAAACTTGAACAATGGCCTAATTCTTTAGGTATTA from Trifolium pratense cultivar HEN17-A07 linkage group LG1, ARS_RC_1.1, whole genome shotgun sequence includes these protein-coding regions:
- the LOC123902991 gene encoding uncharacterized CRM domain-containing protein At3g25440, chloroplastic yields the protein MAWRVLTSALVNKFHFPQNNNNTTLTSLLLHLNYEHVFGRHHHHELKVPSTVTGVGFHSSPFLKFNDKLVEEPLQENSPRKKLKGKRAVVRWLKFFRYKKKKEIQRMTTEETILYKLLKARKKEERLCEALKKIEPTESSEITHDPEILTPEEHFFFLKMGLKSKNYVPVGRRGIYQGVILNMHLHWKKHQTLQVVVKTFPPDEVREIATELARLTGGIVLDIHEEDTIIMYRGKNYSQPPTEIMSPRITLPRKKALDKSKYRDGLRAVRRYIPKLEQQLEILRAQLQSTAESNTEATEGIQISDKVSDEPSSISNFQLDKSDKLRAMINDNKGCSEDEADIDFDLDSYSEKLSDIFETDSDTENSVNEEKPLYLNEFNKFPDQSDGDTDDFEEHLQQISFNSKHMEKDTDLPKFDEVDHIFLRAASFLKKKRK